The DNA region CTTTCTTCCTGCATAACCTTGCTTTTGGCCATTTTCCCTAATATGTAAAGTATCTTGGAAAACTTTCTTTGCAATTGAAACAGTATCACAGGTTTGATGATGTTTAATTCAGAAAGCATGAAGGAAAGGAATTATTCCAACATAGGATACAGTCTTTGGCAACTTTTGTCCCAATAGTCATGTAAAAGTACAAACATAAATTTTCAGCATAAGAAATTATGTTGATTAACATGTGCTGGAGTTCAGCAGAATAAAACAGAGATAAAGTCTAAAGTTGCTtgaaacaatttacatttgtaattGTTGGCAAATCAAATGCAAGATATAATTCCAGCCTTGAGTCAATAATATTCAAGAAAAAGATTACACAATACTATACCAACATATGAAAGGTTAAACATTGTAATATTTGTGGATTATATGTTGTTGCTTTAGTAATCGTCGTAATTAACATCAGCCCCGTGACGCATAGATTGGGGAAAATAGGGGCCATTTGGAGAATTCTCATCATAGTGGTTGTAGTAGCGATAGTATTCGTTGTGCATGCCCCCTTGGTATACATTCCTCCAATATACAACAGCTTCTTCAAATTTCTGAAAGGTAATTTTATAATCAATTGAATTTTACCAGTTAGTTTTagataaataataattttgaacAAATTAAAAGGAATACACCATTTTAACATAGTCATTGAGACAAACAGCAAGAAAATAGGCTCTTGACAGAAATTCTGCACCTACCATGAACTACCCAATGCACCAATCCTATattaaataacattttttaaattctcatcaAATGAATCTGCAGGTTCTATCACTCGCCCTCATTCAAGGGACCATTAACAGTGACCAATTATCTTACTGACTCGTGGGAATTTAGCATGTAGGAGGAAGCCCACATAGTCCACACAGGCAGTACCTGTGGTTAGGATTAAACTTGGGTCTCTGATCCTGCAAAGGTATCGGTTCTTTTACCTGGAGTAATAaacggctggaggaactcagcgggtcaaagaaCACTTGAAATGATTGTCAACATTTCAGGATGTGATCCTGCACCAATCGTGATGTGGGATCTCAACCGgaaacatcaacaattccttGCTCTTTCTTCTGGCTCTATGATCTGTGCTACCATGTTACCTATGATAGAAATAAGAGATTGGACCTCTACATTCTCTGACATCTCACCATTTGGTAAGTACCATCGTGGTATGTTCttatcattttgttgtctcaaccTCCGACTTATGTGCACTGGTCCATTCATTACAGTTCTTCTTCCACAGCTGATCCATTAATATCTATGATTTTATTAGAttcatctttattgtcattgcacatttacagtacaacaaaatggtttaaccttgcagtcttaacatagaataaaataacaaaacacacactcaacacagtttttttaacatccaccacagtgagtccaccaggcacctcctcactgtgatggaaggcaaaagtcccaaagtccttgtctcttccctccttgctctccctctgcgcgaTCCAGGcctcggatgttgtgaccccaccggatgatggtaagtccagcggccgaggctccgaagtcaggtcgccgccgccggaacaccgccacagccccgaagtcgggccgccagAACACCGCCCCGAAGTTGGGTCACCGCCGCCGCAACGTcatcacagccccgaagtcgggccgccacAACGCCGGCACAGCCCCGAAGTTGGGTCACCGCAGCCGGAactccgccacagccccgaagtcggccagcttcgcgatggtaaataagtcctggctcagcctctggagcctcgaggtcggtcctcattggaggccgccagctccgccattaggcctcagtgcagatggAGACAGAGACGGGGGCTACGACAAGAAAAgttgcatccccccgaaggaagagaccaaaaacaagcttcttcccccccacacatacacatcctAACATACCAAAAGAAACTGAAACggaacaaaaagaaaacaaaaaaaaagacagaacggACTGCacgcgagccgcagctgcaaagCAGCGCTGCCACTAAGCAGTTTCAAATACCACTATTGTGTCATTAGCAAATGTGGCTTTTTATCTCATCAAGTGTTAACCGGAGCCTGAACAGATCCTGCAGCCAGGGACCCGAGTTTTATCCTGACTGAGTGCTGCCTATACGTTCTCTGAGAGACCACGTGgttttgctccaggtgctccagtttccagccacactccagacatacaagtttgaaggttaattggcttctgtaaattgtctctgatatgtaggatagtgctagtgatcactggtcggtgcaacttgttggggcgaagggcctattttcatgctgtatctctaaagttaaataTTAAGTTGACAATTGAGAATCGTGCAACATACTCACAGCTTCAGAAAATCCCATGTCAATGAACTGTTGATACCATTGCTGAACATCATCACGAGATCTATCCCAAATGTGCCGTTTTGAACGCTTCAAATTGTTCAAAAACTCATGAGCTTTTGATTCAGAAACAGCAACTGGTGATTTCTCTTGAGCTAAAAGACGTTTCAAagacagtgaaaatgtttaaacCATCCAAATTAGTAAGTAGCTGTATCTGCATAGTGCTTTCTAACATAaagcaattatttatttatttatttaaattatgagGTTGAGGTATCAATTCTGTGTTGAACTTGCATCATGAATGAaagagattgacaagttcttggtTGGtaagggtgccaagggttatggggaatgaggttgagaaaggaaatagatcagccatgatggaatggccaagtagatttgatgggctcaatggcctaattctgctcccaagaCATGAACTAATGAAATAAGCCAGATTTtcggaaccatataaccatataacaattacagcgcggaaacaggccatctcggccctacaagtccgtgccgaacacttattttcccctagtcccatctacctgcactcagaccataaccttccattcctttcccgtccatatacctatccaatttatttttaaatgataaaatcgaacctgcctccaccacttccactggaagctcattccacacagctaccactctctgagtaaagaagttccccctcatgttaccgctaaacttctgtcccttaattctcaagtcatgtcctcttgtttgaatcttccctactctcaatgggaaaagcttatccatgtcaactctgtctatccctctcatcattttaaagacctctatcaagtcccctcttaaccttctgcactccaaagaataaagacctaacttattcaacctttctctgtaacttagttgctgaaacccaggcaacattctagtaaatctcctctgtactctctctattttgttgacatccttcctataattgggcgaccaaaattgtacaccatactccagaattggtctcaccaatgccttgtacaattttaacattacatcccaacttctatactcaatgctctgatttttaaagtctagcacaccaaaagctttctttaccaccctatcgacatgagattccaccttcagggaactatgcacagttattccttgatccctctgttcaactgcattcctcaattcgctaccatttaccatgtacgtcctattttgatttgtcctgccaagatgtagcacctcacacttatcagcattaaactccatctgccatctttcagcccattcttccaaatggcctaaatctctctgtagactttggaaatctacttcattatccacaacaccacctatcttagtatcatctgcaaacttactaatccaatttaccacaccatcatccagatcattgatgtacatgacaaacaacagtgggcccaacacagatccccgaggcatcccactagtcaccggcctccaacctgacaaacatccattactttctggcgtctcccattcagccactgttgaatccatcttgctactgcattaatacccaataattgaaccttcttaaccaaccttccatgaggaaccttgtcaaaggccttactgaagtccatatagacaacatccactgctttaccctcatcaatttcccttgtaacctcttcaaaacattcaagaagattagtcaaacatgaccttccaggcacaaatccatgctgactgttcctaatcagaccctgtttatccagatgcttatatatattatctctaagtatccttaatttgcccaccactgaagtcaatctAACAGGTCAAtatttgctaggtttactcttagaaccctttttaaacaatggatcaacatgcgcagtacgccaatcctccggcactattcccatttctaatgacatatgaaatatttctgtcatagcccctgctatttctacactaacttccctcaatgtccttgggaatatcctgtccgaacctggagacttatccacttttatatttttcaaaagtgtcagtacttcttcttctttgaatctcatagtttccatacctactctacttgtttcccttacctcacataatagtaagattaaacgagtacttaccagtatgaagtttgatctgtattttatgaggagttacggtgaggtattacgtgaagaacccagcccagtgcgcaggtgcggcatacttcgaagcagcggtgtgaaatcacaggatacacacaatatttgaagtaagatattaaagatcatgagacatcagtttattagtttgatctatatattgagggtgggagcggagggcacgtaatacctcaccgtaactcctcataaaatacagatcaaacttcatactggtaagtactcgtttaatcttactattttacttcggagtcacgtgagtgattccgtgaagacttcaaaggtctgtgatttcaaaccgtgtaacagttttaatttcactcactgccgaagtttttgagggaggtcgtgttatcgtaatcaaccagtggatctgctttcacaagaaacagaaaggtatttgttaacaataacaacataaagagctcccctgagcttaaattaatattgcagtttgtaacattctttctgcaattaaatcaggtttatcaacggtttacaataaaaatgttctgaacgtcgttcccttgaccattctgccgtattgagaatgtggtcaaccgggatgtccatttgttcagccgctgatatcaatgctgccctagtggaatgggattaaaatgtattattatctattccggcagctttcagtacctgtttgagccaccttggagtggtttggctcgtaccccgtcttggggtttctgtggttgacccataggctttcctctccctctaagattgtgggttgtgtctatatattgtagtagatgggtcaccacactcaacctggactctggtgggtaggcccggaatcccaccagtgaattgggcgttcctggtccatataaccatataacgattacagcacggaaaacacaggcgatctcgaccctactagtccgtgccgaactcataatctcgcctagtcccatatacctgcgagttaggtttttaccagacctagaatatgaacgtgatgcgtctggggtaatcaccatgttatccagtctagttttatggagtgactggactctgtgagcgtatacgagagccataagcatgagcgtttttaacatagattgagcaagctgagggatctggctggtgccattctctgagatatgtcaatatcacaccaatatcccatacatgggtatacctgggtttttggggcttattattatagttgcccttcataagtttatcttcagtggatgggatcccatgctctgctgtcatgctgttttagataagcagacaaggcgctccatgctgtatttacggcactgtaactcaccttttagtcatggtgtagatgttccaggaactccaatacgtcagtggttgaatagtttggtatgttgtccctgcgtcgtggcagtattttacccatgttagctcttggtgactgttcgcagggatgccgacatggtggtactggttcctttggataatcccagtccctggtaaggtctattcaaaacctgcacccaggagtttgatgtttttctggcatgggtggcttgtgcctgatactgggttgagtcagcaaccatggtccactagggaaatccataggtgactcacccaccatgtcgtgatgaactgggaaccatggctgtgtaggccggtcgggcacgttcaatatctcggagacagattccatttGTATTatgaagtgcccgactgatgaggcagaagggaggaaggcaaagcagaaattcccccttccagcgtgtaggcatctatcgctgctgcctctgatctggttcctaagtcacatacataggttactggtgattccgtcttgtgcaaccaaattgatatctggctttcaaactgcttaatacctttagcagatattttgggtttgacatctattcaatgttatcataaatttttacccgtgacgtggtgtctcccactgttctagcttcctaggaaataggcagctgatagttaaaatgtcttttgacacaccattgccagatctgtttccaatttgttgcacgataatgattttatgctccccatatggttgatataagccaccaccatagtattatcaatccgtaaccgcatatgtacgtgctgcatttgaaatgcatatgctttttagcccaataggtgatcaccaatcccaaatagttgatgcccggtgtgtgtagtaacgatgattctgaattggtccatctgttacctgtgctggatatggattttagttgctccccagcctaaagtactggcatcggtttttaataaccaagttgggattggtgacaataatagggctgaaaactatgccaaacatatgtctgcccaccactgtaattgtgatatagcttcagtgggtacattcatataaccatataaccatataacaattacagcacggaaacaggccatctcggccctacaagtccatgccgaacaaatttttttccccttagtcccacctgcctgcactcgtaccataaccctccattcccttctcatccatatgcctatccaatttacttttaaatgataccaatgaacctgcctccaccacttccactgggagctcattccacaccgccaccactctctgcgtaaagaagttccccctcatattacccctaaacttctgtcccttaattctgaagtcatgtcctcttgtttgaatcttccctattctcaaagggaaaagcttgtccacatcaactctgtctatccctctcatcattttaaagacctctatcaggtccccccttaaccttctgcgctccagagaataaagacctaacttgttcaacctttctctgtaacttagttgttgaaacccaggcaacattctagtaaatctcctctgtactctctctattttgttgacatccttcctataatttggcgaccaaaattgtaccccatactccagatttggtctcaccaatgccttgtacaattttaacattacatcccagcttctatactcaatgctctgatttataaaggctagcataccaaaagctttctttaccaccctatctatatgagattccaccttcaaggaactatgcacggttatacccagatccctctgttcaactgtattcttcaattccctaccatttaccatgtacgtcctattttgatttgtcctgccaaggtgtagcacctcacatttatcagcattaaactccatctgccatctttcagcccatttttccaaatggcctaaatcatgatttgattatagtgacccaagcaccttggcaaagtaacagtcatatggatggaattgatattgaaacccagataatccatggtagttaacggcttcaatactggtttatctgggcgtgggatgaacctcagtgctttagggagctgtttcgtagctagaactgctgccacagctaattcctttttttcccctaatatgaggatatcatccaatatgtgccatgattagattcaaattcaattttaattgtcattgtcagtgtatagtacagagacaacgaaatgcattggaaacaacgaaatgcattgcttgttttcttaatattttcatggctatttttaatatttataatagtttagggctgaggttagaccattgggaatgctctatatcccatagttgccctaaccgggatatccattatccaggtaaaatttttttaggtatctacaatgatcctagtgtatgggtataagatagtttgcatcttgcatatcaatgctccccataaggtatcctttggagatcagatgtctggcagtgacaaaaacccgtctccatcttaaagtgtatatactcaacagatttatttagtgatattagatcaatgatgatgttacattcaccatcttttgtagttttagtgaatatattcgatacaaattccaatggttcatgtttactcccatgatccatttagtaatgagcctttctagttcagcttgaccttctcacttctctttcttagagggagaaaatgccctttgggcgcattgctgaactggcggtaatatgcccaatttgaattcaagtttatatctactaatactgttgagtatatattagttatttgtgacagcacccatgctttatcaacaagtgtaaatgcccccccccccccccccccccccccagttagtagaacacccttatttagtgtaaactgggaggaaccagactacctacctccatgtttattgttttttcatgaaggcttagttatgctggtatgctggtgctgtcggtggggcggcgcattttcccacggctccgctctgggcccctgtctaaaaagaactttgggggtaatgtgaagcggtcgccaggctttcaccagtccttgttcgatatttgctggtggatgccgaggggtgctgccagctgggtgttggatgcgatgtcctgctcgttccatgtcagtcgagtatcccaaatttgggaacatcttaggcgtcagcacacttgtagtgcaacgggatagtctcatcctgggagaaccaccttggtgatcatggcgtctcgcctgccaggtgagtatgatccgtggaaaaaacgagcaaaggcggtgacatcttgaccctctgttaggagcttcaaagttcgctgcttttagctcttgtctgcgagtctgctgacccagctgcctgcggatttgcctctagaaaggcctactcctgcagggctttgtttgggaagatggtcgcgtggaggagccatgtagtggcccacgacacccagtagctcttcctgatcctgctcccctggcatactgctgttctcgtccgcctgcccagcgtttaagccagcccaacgctggcctccttagctagcctcaaaagagggagcaaaagggtgtgctataaattggaggaggcatagctcaaactccattgttgtatcaatccctcgacaagggagatggctagtgcaatagcactggggttttccctggaggtgaactccatgacctcctctggcttggggagacagacatacttatttttgctgtctcctgcctgttccagtgttggaggaagttgattcctatagaacctgtaaattggtaaggtatttgtcttacctgtatttagaggctgccggccgtttttcaggcggcatgtagcggttcccgggcggcgattctccttgtcaggagtctgcagggctgccggtcgggtttttaaatttccctccggtccgctgctgttaaccaaacagctgttcagcggaccggcattagcgcagctccctgtcagcggtccacagcgtgtgcggtcccgttagcgcctatccccctccactgtcggctccttcgctggagtcgaacgggggccgcttcctctgctgttttgctccccctggagcaaaaaaccacaaggcccgattaaggtaagtacttacctcacgtccttggttgcgggagcgcccgactcccgctggccgcgtgttgcacagctgtgcgataatgccgcacctgcgcactgggctgggttcttcacggaatcactcacgtgactccgaagtaaaattcaatatccttctcttggtgaataccgaagaaaataaattgttcaatatctcccccatttcttttggctctgcagatagctgtctgctctgtctctctaatggaccaattttatctctcgttattctttttgctattaatatagctgtagaaaccctttggatttactttcaccttacttgccaaagcaacctcatatcttcttttagcttttctaatttttttcttaagattatttttacattctttatactcatcaagcacctcatttactccatgctgcctataattattgtagatctctctctttttccgaaccaagtgtccaatttcccttgaaaaccatggctctttccaatttttactatttcctttcaaccgaatagggacataaagattctgtactcttaaaatttcccctttaaatgtcttccatttctcttctacatccttcccataaaacaaaatgtcccaattcattccttttaaatcctttcgcatctcatcaaagttagcctttctccaatcaacaatctcaaccctaggtccagttctgaccctctccataattatattgaaactaatggtattgtgatcactggatccgaagtgttccccaacacatacctccacaacctgacctgtctcatttcctaacaggaggtccagcactgccccttctctagtaggtacctctatgtattgctgcaaaaaactatcctgcacacattttacaaactccaacccatccagcccatttacagaatgtgtttcccagtctatgtgtggaaaattgaaatctcccacaatcactaccttgtgcttactactaatgtctgctatctccttacatatttgctcttccaattctcgttccccatttggcagtctataatacacccctataagtgttgctacacctttcccacttctcagttccacccaaatagccgccatagacgagccctctaatctatcccgccaaagcactgctgtaatatcttccctgacaagcaatgcaacacctccacctcttgcccctccaattctatcacacctgaagcaacgaaatcctggaatatttagtttccaatcacagccctcctgcaaccatgtttcactgattgccacaacatcatacttccaggtgtctatccaggctctaagctcaaccacctttcttacaatgctcctagcattaaaatatacacatttaagaaacccaccccctcgtattctctgtttattttatttttcttctttctcccctagattttgggtccgagtgctacccttctctgcctcctgcctcacactctgtctactagctttctctatttgagtccctccccccaactgttctagtttaaagtctccccagtagcctttgcaaatctttctgtacaggtcccaccttccccaaaagaagtcccaatgatccagaaacgtgaatccctgcccactgcaccagtctttcagccacgcatttatcctccacctcgctccattcctactctcactgtcgcgtggcacaggcagtaatcctgagattgttacttttttggtccttctccttaactctcctcccaacaccctaaattctcccttcaggacctcttctctttttttacctatgtcattggtacctatatgcaccacgacctcgggctcctctccctctgatttcaggatatcttggacgcgttgagacgcatccgagaccctggcaccagggaggcaaactaccatccaggtct from Leucoraja erinacea ecotype New England chromosome 6, Leri_hhj_1, whole genome shotgun sequence includes:
- the ecrg4a gene encoding augurin-A, whose product is MSQPASHLPLVLCCVLLLMCTLPSGSSGNKLLKMIQKRHAQEKSPVAVSESKAHEFLNNLKRSKRHIWDRSRDDVQQWYQQFIDMGFSEAKFEEAVVYWRNVYQGGMHNEYYRYYNHYDENSPNGPYFPQSMRHGADVNYDDY